The following are encoded together in the Nocardioides thalensis genome:
- a CDS encoding aldo/keto reductase, protein MTTAPTYELNDGRPIPALGFGTYPLRDDEAVVAVASAIDAGYRLIDTAVNYGNEEAVGRGLRESGVPRDELFVTSKLPGRHHAYDDAIASTEESLERLGLDYLDLHLIHWPNPSVGKYGEAWRALVELRERGLVRSVGVSNFTRAHLERIIDETGVTPAVNQVELHPYFPQPEMRAAHEELGIRTEAWSPLGKRQAPYAEPVVTAAAERLGVTPAQVVLRWHVELGSIAIPKSGTPSRQRENLDVFSFELTQDEVAAIAALGRPDGRLFGGDPDTHEEM, encoded by the coding sequence ATGACGACGGCCCCCACCTACGAGCTCAACGACGGACGCCCGATCCCGGCCCTGGGGTTCGGCACCTACCCCCTCCGCGACGACGAGGCCGTTGTGGCCGTCGCGAGCGCGATCGACGCGGGCTACCGGCTGATCGACACCGCCGTGAACTACGGCAACGAGGAGGCGGTCGGCCGCGGGCTCCGGGAGTCGGGCGTCCCGCGCGACGAGCTGTTCGTCACCAGCAAGCTGCCGGGCCGCCACCACGCCTACGACGACGCGATCGCCTCGACCGAGGAGTCGCTCGAGCGGCTGGGGCTCGACTACCTCGACCTGCACCTCATCCACTGGCCCAACCCGAGCGTCGGCAAGTACGGCGAGGCGTGGCGCGCGCTGGTCGAGCTTCGCGAGCGCGGCCTGGTGCGCTCGGTGGGGGTCTCCAACTTCACCCGGGCGCACCTCGAGCGCATCATCGACGAGACCGGCGTGACGCCGGCGGTCAACCAGGTCGAGCTGCACCCCTACTTCCCGCAGCCGGAGATGCGCGCCGCCCACGAGGAGCTCGGGATCCGCACCGAGGCGTGGAGCCCGCTCGGCAAGCGGCAGGCGCCGTACGCCGAGCCGGTGGTGACCGCCGCGGCGGAGCGCCTCGGCGTCACGCCGGCGCAGGTGGTCCTGAGGTGGCACGTCGAGCTCGGGTCGATCGCGATCCCCAAGTCGGGCACGCCGTCACGGCAGCGCGAGAACCTCGACGTGTTCTCGTTCGAGCTGACCCAGGACGAGGTCGCCGCGATCGCCGCGCTCGGGCGGCCGGACGGGCGGCTGTTCGGGGGCGACCCCGACACCCACGAGGAGATGTAG
- a CDS encoding response regulator transcription factor: MSSSRRVLVVEDEPVINKMVADRLTAEGYDVRTAYDGPGAVAAFGEHSPDLVVLDVMLPGFDGHEVCRRIQAERPVPVLMLTARTEETDILVGLGVGADDYLTKPFRMRELVARVAALLRRVDRAAELNGRRPLDVAGLRIDAAARRVWVDDDEVRLTPTEFDLLACLAEAPGTVVTRERLLADVWGWPGGSGTRTVDSHVKGLRAKIGADRVRTVHGVGYALEPGTGP, encoded by the coding sequence ATGAGCAGCAGCCGCCGGGTCCTCGTCGTCGAGGACGAGCCGGTCATCAACAAGATGGTGGCCGACCGGCTGACCGCGGAGGGCTACGACGTCCGCACGGCGTACGACGGACCGGGCGCGGTCGCCGCGTTCGGCGAGCACTCCCCCGACCTGGTGGTGCTCGACGTGATGCTGCCCGGTTTCGACGGGCACGAGGTGTGCCGCAGGATCCAGGCCGAGCGCCCGGTGCCGGTGCTGATGCTGACCGCCCGCACCGAGGAGACCGACATCCTCGTCGGGCTCGGGGTCGGCGCCGACGACTACCTGACCAAGCCGTTCCGGATGCGCGAGCTGGTCGCCCGTGTCGCCGCCCTGCTCCGGCGGGTCGACCGTGCCGCCGAGCTCAACGGCAGGCGGCCGCTCGACGTCGCCGGCCTGCGCATCGACGCCGCGGCCCGGCGGGTCTGGGTCGACGACGACGAGGTGCGGCTGACCCCCACCGAGTTCGACCTGCTCGCGTGCCTGGCCGAGGCGCCGGGCACGGTCGTCACCCGCGAGCGGCTGCTCGCCGACGTCTGGGGCTGGCCGGGCGGTTCGGGCACCCGCACCGTCGACAGCCACGTGAAGGGCCTGCGCGCGAAGATCGGGGCCGACCGCGTCCGCACGGTCCACGGCGTCGGCTACGCCCTCGAGCCCGGGACCGGACCGTGA
- a CDS encoding inositol monophosphatase family protein encodes MASDYTDDLRLAHLLADDADSLTQARFKALDLHVMSKPDLTPVTDADKAVEESIRRTLSRARSRDAVTGEEEGTTGHSQRRWIVDPIDGTKNFVRGVPVWATLIALAVEDEVVLSVVSAPLLGRRWWASVGQGTWTGKSLLKSTRCEVSDVRRLEDASLSYASLSGWEDRGLGEDFLALMRRCWRTRAYGDFWSYMLVAEGAVDLAAEPELEVYDMAALDIIVREAGGRFTSLDGADGPWGGNALASNGHLHEAALSFIGSLPDGGDDPDWPSSGPGTVSDLRAHRRPTDD; translated from the coding sequence GGCGCTCGACCTGCACGTGATGAGCAAGCCCGACCTGACCCCGGTCACGGACGCCGACAAGGCGGTCGAGGAGAGCATCCGGCGCACCCTCTCGCGGGCCCGGAGCCGCGACGCCGTGACCGGCGAGGAGGAGGGCACCACCGGCCACTCGCAGCGCCGCTGGATCGTCGACCCCATCGACGGCACCAAGAACTTCGTGCGCGGCGTGCCCGTCTGGGCGACGCTGATCGCACTGGCGGTCGAGGACGAGGTCGTGCTCAGCGTGGTGTCCGCGCCCCTGCTCGGGCGCCGCTGGTGGGCCTCGGTCGGCCAGGGCACGTGGACCGGCAAGTCGCTGCTGAAGTCCACCCGGTGCGAGGTCTCCGACGTCCGCCGGCTCGAGGACGCCTCGCTGTCCTACGCGTCGCTGTCGGGCTGGGAGGACCGCGGCCTCGGCGAGGACTTCCTCGCGCTGATGCGCCGTTGCTGGCGCACCCGTGCGTACGGCGACTTCTGGTCCTACATGCTGGTGGCCGAGGGTGCCGTTGACCTGGCCGCGGAGCCCGAGCTCGAGGTCTACGACATGGCCGCGCTCGACATCATCGTCCGCGAGGCGGGCGGCCGGTTCACCTCGCTCGACGGCGCCGACGGCCCGTGGGGCGGCAACGCGCTCGCCTCCAACGGCCACCTCCACGAGGCCGCGCTCTCGTTCATCGGCTCGCTCCCGGACGGTGGCGACGACCCCGACTGGCCGTCCAGCGGACCGGGCACGGTGTCCGACCTGCGCGCCCACCGCCGTCCCACCGACGACTGA
- a CDS encoding Vms1/Ankzf1 family peptidyl-tRNA hydrolase: MQLDQVRTVLDRPGPYVSVHLDVSRATEDARQQLDARWTTSRHELERHGIAPAVIDEIGERLHEPTHLPGEVRRTIVATPEGVVLDDARAGSSWWPEGVSVGPLPDLAGWLGMVDGEFPFVLVRADRAGADLEVYVARGRGVAEATSVDGETMDIRKLPEGDWMQKKYQQRAENNWQANAELVAGQLRELATSYQPRVVIVCGDVRARTDLVEIIGEVPQVDVEVVESGGRAAGVDEDALWADVQRVLDAYEARDTEDLLQTLARGKAVGEGAALGVDPVVDAFVQGGVDTLAIDLATAHEKAIDAADHPGLTLPESAAGAGPLPADQVLVAAAAMTDAGLTVLPRDVLEEPVAATLRWG, from the coding sequence ATGCAGCTCGACCAGGTAAGGACAGTCCTCGATCGCCCCGGTCCCTACGTCTCGGTCCACCTCGACGTGAGTCGCGCGACCGAGGACGCCCGGCAGCAGCTCGACGCGCGGTGGACGACCAGCCGCCACGAGCTCGAGCGGCACGGCATCGCCCCGGCGGTGATCGACGAGATCGGCGAGCGCCTGCACGAGCCGACCCACCTGCCCGGGGAGGTGCGGCGCACGATCGTCGCCACGCCGGAGGGCGTGGTGCTCGACGACGCGCGCGCCGGGAGCTCCTGGTGGCCGGAGGGGGTGAGCGTCGGCCCGCTGCCCGACCTCGCCGGCTGGCTCGGCATGGTCGACGGCGAGTTCCCGTTCGTGCTGGTCCGCGCCGACCGCGCGGGCGCCGACCTGGAGGTCTACGTCGCGCGGGGCCGGGGGGTCGCCGAGGCGACCTCGGTCGACGGCGAGACCATGGACATCCGGAAGCTGCCCGAGGGCGACTGGATGCAGAAGAAGTACCAGCAGCGCGCCGAGAACAACTGGCAGGCCAACGCCGAGCTCGTCGCCGGTCAGCTGCGCGAGCTCGCGACGAGCTATCAGCCGCGCGTCGTCATCGTCTGCGGTGACGTCCGGGCCCGGACCGACCTGGTCGAGATCATCGGCGAGGTGCCCCAGGTCGACGTCGAGGTCGTCGAGAGCGGCGGGCGCGCCGCCGGCGTCGACGAGGACGCCCTGTGGGCCGACGTCCAGCGGGTGCTCGACGCCTACGAGGCTCGCGACACCGAGGACCTGCTCCAGACGCTCGCCCGGGGAAAGGCCGTCGGCGAGGGTGCGGCGCTCGGCGTCGACCCGGTGGTCGACGCGTTCGTCCAGGGTGGCGTGGACACGCTGGCGATCGACCTCGCGACCGCTCACGAGAAGGCGATCGACGCCGCCGACCACCCCGGCCTCACGCTGCCCGAGAGCGCGGCGGGCGCCGGACCGTTGCCGGCCGACCAGGTGCTCGTCGCCGCGGCCGCGATGACCGACGCCGGGCTCACCGTGCTCCCGCGTGACGTGCTCGAGGAGCCCGTGGCGGCCACGCTGCGCTGGGGCTGA
- a CDS encoding adenylyltransferase/cytidyltransferase family protein gives MSSGRTVITFGTFDVFHVGHLRVIERAAELGDRLVVGVSADALNVRKKGREPVFSEGERLAIVAALKPVDEVFLEESLELKRDYIERFAADVLVMGDDWKGRFDELSDACEVVYLPRTPAISTTALIEKISTIS, from the coding sequence ATGTCCAGCGGCCGTACCGTCATCACGTTCGGGACGTTCGACGTCTTCCACGTCGGTCACCTGCGAGTGATCGAGCGTGCTGCCGAGCTCGGCGACCGGCTCGTCGTCGGCGTGTCCGCCGACGCCCTCAACGTCCGCAAGAAGGGCCGCGAGCCGGTGTTCAGCGAGGGCGAGCGGCTGGCCATCGTCGCCGCGCTCAAGCCCGTCGACGAGGTGTTCCTCGAGGAGAGCCTGGAGCTCAAGCGCGACTACATCGAGCGGTTCGCCGCCGACGTGCTCGTCATGGGAGATGACTGGAAAGGGCGTTTCGATGAGCTGTCGGACGCCTGCGAGGTGGTCTACTTGCCCCGCACCCCGGCGATCTCGACGACGGCGCTGATCGAGAAGATCTCGACCATCTCCTGA
- a CDS encoding DUF4153 domain-containing protein, producing MTTRPLAAVRSLKVKLGLLVAASTTVAAIVALAGRSAGASVWLTLPVTLALALAVTQLLALGMTAPLREMTAAARRMAQGDYDVRITPTSRDEVGELTRAFTTMSRDLATVDAQRRELVATVSHELRTPLAAQRAVLENLADGIGGADGLDLAVRQAERLSQLVEDLLDLARVDAGKAPLATSDVALAGFLADVVADAEATGRDVRYDLDVEPGLVVSADPGRLHQLVANLLDNASRHSPAGGTVTVRALREPGGANHYVLEVADQGEGIAPADRERVFERFGTVGATDGGGTGLGLAIARWVTDLHGGSISFVDPAPGATGARARVVLPLTPPVRPAPKEAPVTTTVPEGPATAIRPSPPAPPISDDLFGGFWPDGTPGRLSLLAGSLGVGLLAAIVLPERNVGLGWTLLVLAAGAVVLGAARDRRDPFTLACAGLCGLLALVPVVRAAEWLTPLSLLAGGTLMVAGVTRGRTLPGFVVAGLSWPLAGLRGLPWLGRTLALLTGLGHGAALLRTVVLSVVGLLVFGLLFASADALFAEWAGALVPDADLDSFVLRAFITIAVGGVVLAAAYLALNPPRVDRAPGEPRPVAHRFEWLAPVVVVDLVFAAFLIAQAAVIFGGHDYLERTTGLTYADYVHQGFGQLTIATALTLLVVWSAARKAPRATYADRAWLRAALGVLCAQTLVVVASALHRMHVYQEAYGFTELRLLVDVFEGWLGLLVLAVAVAGWRLRATWLPRFALISGAVAFLGVVALNPEAWVAERNLDRYAETGKIDTGYLNGLSDDAVPALVDAPEEIRDCLLVGRTEADEDWLEWNLGRALAAEHLGVEPWPGEELACPAPS from the coding sequence GTGACGACGAGGCCGCTCGCCGCCGTCCGCTCCCTGAAGGTCAAGCTCGGGCTGCTCGTCGCGGCGAGCACCACCGTCGCCGCGATCGTCGCGCTCGCCGGCCGGTCCGCGGGCGCGTCGGTGTGGCTGACGCTCCCGGTCACCCTCGCGCTGGCGCTCGCGGTCACGCAGCTGCTGGCGCTCGGGATGACCGCCCCGCTGCGCGAGATGACCGCAGCCGCCCGGCGGATGGCGCAGGGCGACTACGACGTGCGGATCACGCCGACGTCGCGGGACGAGGTCGGGGAGCTGACCCGGGCGTTCACGACGATGTCCCGCGACCTCGCGACCGTCGACGCGCAGCGGCGCGAGCTCGTCGCGACCGTCAGCCACGAGCTGCGCACGCCGCTCGCGGCCCAGCGTGCGGTGCTGGAGAACCTCGCCGACGGCATCGGCGGCGCCGACGGCCTCGACCTCGCCGTGCGGCAGGCGGAGCGGCTCTCGCAGCTCGTCGAGGACCTCCTCGACCTCGCCCGGGTCGACGCCGGCAAGGCCCCGCTCGCGACGTCCGACGTCGCGCTGGCGGGCTTCCTCGCCGACGTCGTCGCCGACGCCGAGGCGACCGGTCGCGACGTGCGCTACGACCTCGACGTCGAGCCGGGCCTCGTGGTGAGCGCCGACCCCGGCCGGCTCCACCAGCTGGTCGCCAACCTGCTCGACAACGCCTCTCGGCACAGCCCTGCCGGCGGCACTGTCACCGTGCGTGCCCTGCGTGAGCCCGGCGGCGCGAACCACTACGTGCTCGAGGTCGCCGACCAGGGCGAGGGCATAGCACCGGCCGACCGCGAGCGGGTCTTCGAGCGGTTCGGCACCGTCGGCGCGACCGACGGCGGCGGCACCGGGCTCGGCCTGGCCATCGCCCGGTGGGTGACCGACCTGCACGGCGGCTCGATCAGCTTCGTCGACCCGGCGCCCGGCGCGACCGGCGCGCGCGCCCGCGTCGTGCTGCCCCTCACGCCACCCGTCCGCCCCGCCCCGAAGGAGGCACCCGTGACCACGACCGTGCCCGAGGGACCGGCGACGGCGATCCGGCCGTCCCCGCCCGCTCCCCCGATCTCCGACGACCTGTTCGGCGGCTTCTGGCCCGACGGCACCCCGGGCCGGCTCTCGCTCCTCGCCGGCTCGCTCGGCGTCGGCCTGCTGGCGGCGATCGTGCTGCCCGAGCGCAACGTCGGCCTCGGCTGGACGCTGCTGGTCCTCGCCGCGGGCGCCGTCGTGCTCGGCGCGGCGCGCGACCGCCGTGATCCGTTCACGCTGGCGTGTGCCGGGCTGTGCGGGCTGCTCGCGCTGGTGCCGGTGGTCCGCGCGGCGGAGTGGCTCACCCCGCTGTCGCTGCTCGCCGGCGGGACCCTCATGGTCGCCGGCGTCACCCGCGGCCGCACCCTCCCCGGGTTCGTCGTGGCCGGGCTGTCCTGGCCGCTGGCCGGCCTCCGCGGGCTGCCCTGGCTCGGGCGCACGCTCGCCCTGCTCACGGGTCTCGGCCACGGTGCCGCGCTGCTGCGCACCGTGGTCCTGTCGGTGGTCGGCCTGCTGGTCTTCGGCCTCCTCTTCGCCTCGGCCGACGCGCTGTTCGCGGAGTGGGCGGGCGCGCTCGTGCCCGACGCTGACCTCGACTCCTTCGTGCTGCGCGCGTTCATCACGATCGCGGTCGGCGGCGTGGTGCTCGCGGCGGCGTACCTCGCCCTGAACCCGCCGCGCGTCGACCGCGCGCCGGGTGAGCCACGGCCGGTCGCGCACCGCTTCGAGTGGCTGGCGCCGGTGGTGGTCGTCGACCTGGTGTTCGCGGCGTTCCTCATCGCCCAGGCGGCGGTGATCTTCGGCGGCCACGACTACCTCGAGCGCACCACCGGGCTGACGTACGCCGACTACGTGCACCAGGGCTTCGGCCAGCTCACGATCGCGACGGCCCTCACCCTGCTGGTGGTGTGGTCGGCCGCTCGCAAGGCACCGCGGGCGACGTACGCCGACCGCGCCTGGTTGCGGGCGGCGCTCGGCGTGCTGTGCGCCCAGACCCTCGTCGTGGTGGCGTCCGCGCTCCACCGGATGCACGTCTACCAGGAGGCCTACGGCTTCACCGAGCTCCGGCTCCTGGTCGACGTCTTCGAGGGCTGGCTCGGCCTGCTCGTCCTGGCCGTCGCCGTCGCCGGCTGGCGGCTGCGGGCGACGTGGCTGCCACGCTTCGCGCTGATCTCCGGCGCCGTCGCGTTCCTCGGCGTCGTCGCGCTCAACCCGGAGGCGTGGGTGGCCGAGCGCAACCTCGACCGCTACGCGGAGACCGGCAAGATCGACACCGGCTACCTCAACGGGCTCTCCGACGACGCGGTCCCGGCGCTCGTCGACGCACCCGAGGAGATCCGCGACTGCCTGCTCGTGGGCCGCACCGAGGCCGACGAGGACTGGCTGGAATGGAACCTCGGCCGGGCCCTGGCCGCCGAGCACCTCGGCGTCGAGCCGTGGCCGGGCGAGGAGCTGGCCTGCCCGGCCCCGTCATAG
- a CDS encoding FKBP-type peptidyl-prolyl cis-trans isomerase, with the protein MAEKPEIDFVDPTPPTDLVVTDVTVGDGAEATAGSTVSVHYVGVAHSTGEEFDASYNRGAPLKFQLGVGQVISGWDQGVQGMKVGGRRQLVIPPHLGYGDRGAGGVIKGGETLIFVVDLLGVS; encoded by the coding sequence ATGGCTGAGAAACCAGAGATCGACTTCGTCGACCCCACCCCGCCCACCGACCTCGTGGTCACCGACGTCACCGTCGGCGACGGCGCGGAGGCGACCGCCGGCAGCACTGTCTCGGTGCACTACGTCGGCGTCGCCCACTCGACGGGCGAGGAGTTCGACGCGTCCTACAACCGCGGCGCCCCGCTCAAGTTCCAGCTCGGCGTCGGCCAGGTCATCTCCGGCTGGGACCAGGGCGTGCAGGGCATGAAGGTCGGCGGCCGCCGCCAGCTCGTGATCCCGCCCCACCTGGGCTACGGCGACCGCGGCGCCGGCGGTGTCATCAAGGGCGGCGAGACCCTCATCTTCGTGGTGGACCTGCTCGGAGTCAGCTAG
- a CDS encoding CBS domain-containing protein, translating to MRIADVLQAKAIKDVVTIAPDAGVKELIATLADHNIGALIVSADGTSLDGIVSERDVVRHLHHDGTVINNTVGAIMTDVVKTCSPDDSLDEVMHVMTQGRFRHIPVCDADDALVGIVSIGDLVKHKIDQLQFERDQLDSYVHQM from the coding sequence ATGCGGATCGCAGACGTGCTGCAGGCCAAGGCCATCAAAGACGTGGTCACCATCGCGCCCGACGCCGGGGTCAAGGAGCTGATCGCCACCCTCGCCGACCACAACATCGGTGCGCTGATCGTGAGCGCCGACGGCACCTCCCTCGACGGCATCGTGAGCGAGCGCGACGTGGTGCGGCACCTCCACCACGACGGCACCGTCATCAACAACACGGTCGGCGCGATCATGACCGACGTCGTGAAGACCTGCTCGCCCGACGACTCGCTCGACGAGGTGATGCACGTGATGACGCAGGGCCGGTTTCGGCACATCCCCGTGTGCGACGCCGACGACGCGCTCGTCGGCATCGTCAGCATCGGCGACCTGGTGAAGCACAAGATCGACCAGCTGCAGTTCGAGCGCGACCAGCTCGACTCCTACGTGCACCAGATGTGA
- a CDS encoding RNA-binding S4 domain-containing protein, with amino-acid sequence MPEPVDVPISDDVIRLGQFLKLANLIETGSEAKPLIQSGMVRVNGEVETRRGRQLREGDVVELAGQAARVAHGDVPDDLPW; translated from the coding sequence ATGCCCGAGCCCGTGGACGTCCCGATCAGCGACGACGTGATCCGCCTGGGTCAGTTCCTCAAGCTCGCCAACCTGATCGAGACCGGCTCGGAGGCCAAGCCGCTCATCCAGTCCGGGATGGTCCGAGTCAACGGCGAGGTCGAGACCCGCCGGGGGCGCCAGCTCCGCGAGGGCGACGTGGTGGAACTGGCCGGGCAGGCCGCCCGGGTCGCGCATGGCGACGTACCCGACGACCTGCCCTGGTGA
- a CDS encoding DUF445 domain-containing protein: MTGFMQATETAADAVRRSALRRMRTVAVSLLLFAAAVYVATLGTDGWLGFVNAGAEASMVGAIADWFAVTALFKHPLGLPIPHTALIPKRKDDLGRGLEEFVGENFLQEDIIRERIDAVGISSRVAGWLAVPANAQRVVDEVADIAALALGKVREDHIASLVTDALVPRFREEPIAPLLGGMLAEALADDLHHGLVDLTLEELHGWLIANPETVHEVLGERAPWWAPQSVNEYVINKAHIEMVRWVGEIRVDPHHRARKALDSMLHKLSDDLLSNGPTQERAERLKERLLDHPAVINTAITLWNALRRALEGSLSDPQGAVHRRLMVEVEAATARLQTDAALRARLDKAAADAAVFAVDRYGAEVTAVITHTIERWDGKEAARRIELHVGRDLQFIRINGTIVGGLVGVLIHAISVLIH; this comes from the coding sequence ATGACCGGGTTCATGCAGGCGACGGAGACCGCCGCCGACGCCGTACGGCGCAGCGCCCTGCGGCGCATGCGCACGGTCGCGGTGTCGCTGCTGCTGTTCGCCGCCGCGGTCTACGTCGCGACGCTCGGGACCGACGGGTGGCTCGGCTTCGTCAACGCCGGCGCGGAGGCGTCGATGGTGGGCGCCATCGCGGACTGGTTCGCGGTGACGGCGCTGTTCAAGCACCCGCTGGGGCTGCCCATCCCGCACACGGCCCTGATCCCCAAGCGCAAGGACGACCTGGGCAGGGGCCTGGAGGAGTTCGTCGGCGAGAACTTCCTCCAGGAGGACATCATCCGCGAACGCATCGACGCGGTCGGCATCTCCTCGCGGGTCGCCGGCTGGCTCGCCGTACCCGCGAACGCGCAGCGGGTCGTCGACGAGGTCGCCGACATCGCCGCGCTCGCGCTCGGGAAGGTGCGCGAGGACCACATCGCCTCCCTCGTCACCGACGCGCTGGTGCCCCGCTTCCGCGAGGAGCCGATCGCCCCGCTGCTGGGCGGGATGCTGGCCGAGGCGCTGGCCGACGACCTCCACCACGGCCTGGTCGACCTGACGCTGGAGGAACTGCACGGCTGGCTGATCGCCAACCCCGAGACCGTGCACGAGGTGCTGGGGGAGCGGGCGCCGTGGTGGGCGCCGCAGAGCGTCAACGAGTACGTCATCAACAAGGCGCACATCGAGATGGTGCGGTGGGTCGGCGAGATCCGTGTCGACCCGCACCACCGCGCCCGCAAGGCGCTCGACTCGATGCTGCACAAGCTGTCCGACGACCTGCTGTCCAACGGGCCGACGCAGGAGCGGGCCGAGCGGCTCAAGGAGCGGCTCCTCGACCACCCCGCCGTCATCAACACCGCGATCACGCTCTGGAACGCGCTGCGGCGCGCGCTCGAGGGGTCGCTCTCCGACCCGCAGGGGGCGGTCCACCGGCGGCTGATGGTCGAGGTCGAGGCCGCCACCGCGCGGCTCCAGACCGACGCCGCGCTGCGGGCGCGGCTCGACAAGGCCGCGGCGGACGCGGCCGTCTTCGCCGTCGACCGCTACGGCGCCGAGGTCACCGCGGTGATCACGCACACGATCGAGCGCTGGGACGGCAAGGAGGCCGCACGCCGGATCGAGCTGCACGTCGGCCGCGACCTCCAGTTCATCCGGATCAACGGCACCATCGTCGGCGGCCTCGTCGGCGTGCTCATCCACGCGATCTCGGTGCTGATCCACTGA
- a CDS encoding MXAN_6640 family putative metalloprotease, translating into MRAIGRATSAAVALLALLVGTAAAPPAGAEPPRPRADHRGTGDPADAVNEAARILTAETEESGPGHGGHHAELTLAMRDLFLARPELGFFDSVRADLLLARPTDGERDTGGDGYQGESDRRCGRRICVHYARRGVDAPSGDRWVGRTLRTLSAVWSYEVGTLGLRPPPSDGRKGGDGRFDVYLAELGARGLFGYCTPERRVPGERFAASGYCVLDDDFSREQYGAAPRASLRVTAAHEFFHAIQFGYDFREDPWLLESTATWIEERFADRADDNRRYLRYGSVRRPGASLDHFSNNSYAHYGNWAFWEYLSTRFGPGVVPRVWRRADARGTAPDDYSVEALARVLRDHGGLRDVLASYAATNLDPATRYAEGDRWPHAAVAARLRLAPGDDRTRSLEIDHLAAAHVVVRPTRDAPQRRAVLEISVAGPPRRTAPAALVTVRRRDGSVTRHPMTLGPRGDGRVRVPFGRARVTSVVVTAVNASRRYRCQRHTLFACAGTPVDQDQRFRISARVSRS; encoded by the coding sequence ATGCGCGCAATCGGCCGCGCCACCTCGGCCGCCGTCGCGCTGCTGGCGCTCCTCGTCGGTACGGCGGCCGCGCCCCCCGCGGGCGCCGAGCCACCGCGGCCGCGAGCCGACCACCGCGGCACGGGCGATCCCGCGGACGCCGTCAACGAGGCAGCGAGGATCCTGACGGCCGAGACCGAGGAGAGCGGCCCCGGTCACGGCGGCCACCACGCCGAGCTCACGCTCGCGATGCGCGACCTGTTCCTCGCGCGCCCCGAGCTCGGGTTCTTCGACTCCGTGCGCGCGGACCTGCTGCTCGCACGCCCCACGGACGGCGAGCGCGACACCGGCGGCGACGGCTACCAGGGCGAGTCCGACCGCCGGTGCGGCCGACGGATCTGCGTCCACTACGCCCGGCGCGGCGTCGACGCCCCCTCCGGCGACCGTTGGGTGGGCCGGACCCTGCGCACCCTGTCGGCCGTGTGGTCCTACGAGGTCGGCACCCTCGGCCTGCGCCCGCCGCCGTCCGACGGCCGCAAGGGCGGCGACGGCCGGTTCGACGTCTACCTCGCCGAGCTCGGCGCGCGCGGCCTGTTCGGCTACTGCACGCCCGAGCGGCGCGTGCCCGGCGAGCGGTTCGCCGCGTCGGGCTACTGCGTGCTCGACGACGACTTCTCGCGCGAGCAGTACGGCGCCGCACCGCGCGCGAGCCTGCGCGTGACCGCCGCGCACGAGTTCTTCCACGCGATCCAGTTCGGCTACGACTTCCGCGAGGACCCGTGGCTGCTCGAGTCGACCGCGACCTGGATCGAGGAGCGCTTCGCGGACCGCGCCGACGACAACCGCCGCTACCTGCGCTACGGCTCGGTCCGCCGGCCCGGCGCGTCGCTCGACCACTTCTCCAACAACAGCTACGCCCACTACGGCAACTGGGCGTTCTGGGAGTACCTCAGCACCCGGTTCGGCCCCGGCGTCGTGCCCCGGGTGTGGCGGCGCGCCGACGCCCGCGGCACCGCGCCCGACGACTACTCCGTCGAGGCGCTCGCGCGGGTGCTCCGCGACCACGGCGGGCTCCGCGACGTGCTGGCGTCGTACGCCGCCACGAACCTCGACCCGGCGACGCGCTACGCCGAGGGCGACCGCTGGCCGCACGCCGCCGTGGCGGCCCGGCTCAGGCTCGCGCCCGGCGACGACCGCACCCGCAGCCTCGAGATCGACCATCTCGCGGCGGCCCACGTCGTCGTACGGCCGACCCGGGACGCACCGCAACGGCGCGCCGTGCTGGAGATCTCCGTTGCGGGCCCGCCGCGGCGGACGGCTCCCGCTGCGCTGGTGACCGTACGGCGCCGCGACGGATCCGTCACCCGACACCCCATGACGCTCGGCCCGCGCGGCGACGGCCGCGTCCGGGTCCCGTTCGGCCGCGCGCGGGTGACGTCGGTGGTCGTCACCGCCGTCAACGCCTCGCGCCGCTACCGCTGCCAGCGGCACACGCTGTTCGCGTGCGCGGGCACGCCGGTCGACCAGGACCAGCGCTTCCGGATCAGCGCGCGCGTCAGTCGCTCGTAG